Proteins encoded by one window of Acetivibrio thermocellus ATCC 27405:
- the dapF gene encoding diaminopimelate epimerase, with protein sequence MRFTKMHGLGNDYIYVNCFEETVENPSEVAKKVSDRHFGIGSDGLVLIMPSERADFKMRMFNSDGSEAEMCGNAIRCVGKYVFDRGMTNKNVIRVETLAGIKVLELTVQDGKAKLVKVDMGEPILKPENIPVNSDKEIFRTEPVEIDGKEFKVTCVSMGNPHAVSYVKNVDIFPLEKIGPKMEHHPLFPKRINAEFVEVIDRTTLKMRVWERGAGETLACGTGACAVLVASVLNGVSERKATVKLLGGDLIIEWNENNNHVYMTGPAVKVFEGEVDLNEL encoded by the coding sequence ATGAGGTTTACCAAAATGCATGGGCTGGGGAATGACTATATATATGTTAATTGCTTTGAAGAGACTGTCGAAAACCCTTCCGAAGTTGCGAAAAAGGTCAGCGACAGGCATTTTGGCATTGGTTCCGACGGACTTGTACTGATAATGCCTTCAGAGAGGGCGGACTTTAAGATGAGAATGTTCAATTCGGACGGTTCTGAGGCCGAAATGTGCGGAAATGCGATAAGATGTGTGGGGAAATATGTATTTGACCGGGGAATGACGAATAAAAATGTTATAAGAGTAGAGACGCTGGCAGGAATAAAGGTTCTTGAACTGACTGTGCAAGATGGAAAGGCCAAACTTGTAAAAGTTGATATGGGGGAACCTATATTGAAGCCGGAAAATATACCGGTGAACAGTGACAAGGAGATTTTCAGGACGGAGCCTGTTGAAATAGACGGAAAAGAATTTAAAGTCACATGTGTGTCAATGGGAAATCCCCATGCAGTATCCTATGTCAAGAATGTGGACATTTTTCCTCTTGAAAAAATCGGTCCTAAAATGGAACATCATCCTCTCTTTCCAAAAAGAATAAATGCCGAGTTTGTGGAAGTGATAGACAGAACCACCCTGAAAATGCGGGTTTGGGAAAGAGGCGCGGGGGAGACTTTGGCATGCGGAACCGGTGCCTGTGCCGTGCTGGTGGCATCGGTGCTGAACGGTGTCAGTGAAAGGAAGGCAACTGTAAAACTTTTGGGTGGGGACCTTATTATTGAATGGAATGAGAATAACAATCATGTCTATATGACGGGTCCGGCTGTTAAAGTATTTGAAGGTGAAGTTGACTTGAACGAACTTTAA
- a CDS encoding acyl-CoA dehydratase activase, whose protein sequence is MRVLGIDLGSRTVKLVVFEDGNFVNSMIYDTATFYRDFCSNVNQKINVDFEKLDIGYFDSVVSTGYGRNNVNVENATVILELKAHTYGAVWQTGLDDFTLLDIGGQDSKVISVRNGKMADMVLNDKCAASCGRYLENMANILGIGLEELAGYHENPVELNSTCAVFGESELIGKISEGYGIRELAAGVNYSLFKRIKPIIERFPHENLVVCGGVAQNKALLEFIKSELDFKRVVIPERPQLNGAIGCCAFRIEKMKLAK, encoded by the coding sequence ATGAGGGTATTGGGAATAGATTTGGGGAGCAGAACGGTTAAACTGGTCGTTTTTGAAGACGGCAATTTTGTAAACAGCATGATTTACGACACTGCAACTTTTTACCGTGACTTTTGCTCCAATGTAAACCAAAAAATCAACGTTGATTTTGAAAAACTTGATATAGGATACTTTGACAGCGTGGTAAGCACAGGCTACGGAAGAAATAATGTAAATGTGGAAAATGCAACGGTGATACTGGAGTTAAAAGCTCACACTTACGGCGCGGTGTGGCAGACCGGGCTTGATGACTTCACGCTTCTTGACATAGGCGGCCAGGACAGTAAAGTTATATCGGTCAGGAACGGCAAAATGGCGGACATGGTTTTGAACGACAAATGTGCCGCATCCTGCGGAAGATATCTTGAAAACATGGCAAACATTCTCGGTATCGGTCTTGAAGAGCTTGCAGGATACCATGAAAATCCGGTGGAGCTTAACTCTACTTGCGCTGTTTTCGGTGAATCGGAGCTTATCGGAAAAATATCCGAAGGGTACGGCATCAGGGAGCTTGCCGCAGGGGTGAACTACTCCCTTTTTAAAAGGATTAAACCGATAATTGAAAGATTTCCTCATGAGAATTTGGTGGTATGCGGCGGTGTTGCCCAAAATAAAGCTTTGCTGGAATTTATAAAATCCGAGCTTGATTTTAAAAGGGTTGTCATACCTGAAAGGCCCCAGCTGAACGGTGCCATCGGCTGCTGTGCGTTCAGGATTGAGAAAATGAAACTGGCAAAATAA
- a CDS encoding LL-diaminopimelate aminotransferase, with protein MAFINENYLKLPGSYLFSEIARRVDNFRKENPNAKIIRLGIGDVTKPLAPAVIDALHKAVDEMAKEETFKGYGPEQGYSFLVSKIIEYDYMPRGIRLDEDEVFVSDGAKSDTGNFQEIFGLDNKVAVTDPVYPVYVDSNVMAGRTGKYLANGYFENITYLPCTAENNFIPELPKEKVDIIYLCFPNNPTGMTLSREELKKWVDYARENRAIILFDSAYEAYIREKDVPHSIYEVEGADEVAIEFRSFSKTAGFTGTRCAYTVVPKKVVAYTKNGEAHQLNSLWNRRQTTKFNGVPYIIQRAAAAVYTPEGQKQTKETIDYYMENAKIIKQGLEDIGLTVFGGVNAPYIWLKTPDGISSWEFFDIMLKEINVVGTPGSGFGPSGEGYFRLTAFGSRENTLEAVERFKNLKF; from the coding sequence ATGGCTTTTATTAATGAAAATTATCTTAAGCTTCCGGGAAGCTACCTTTTTTCTGAAATTGCGAGGAGAGTGGACAATTTCAGAAAGGAAAATCCCAATGCAAAAATAATACGGCTGGGTATTGGAGATGTTACAAAGCCGTTGGCGCCGGCAGTTATTGACGCTTTGCACAAAGCGGTGGACGAAATGGCAAAAGAGGAGACTTTTAAAGGATACGGACCGGAGCAAGGTTATAGCTTCTTAGTCAGCAAAATAATTGAATATGACTATATGCCCCGGGGAATCAGGCTTGATGAGGACGAGGTTTTTGTAAGCGACGGGGCGAAAAGTGATACTGGAAATTTCCAGGAGATATTTGGCCTGGACAACAAAGTTGCCGTTACCGACCCTGTATATCCTGTTTATGTTGACAGCAATGTTATGGCAGGAAGGACCGGAAAGTATCTTGCGAATGGTTATTTTGAGAATATAACCTATCTTCCGTGTACTGCCGAAAACAATTTCATTCCTGAACTTCCAAAAGAGAAAGTGGATATTATTTACCTTTGTTTCCCAAATAATCCGACGGGAATGACCTTGTCTAGGGAAGAACTTAAAAAGTGGGTCGACTATGCAAGGGAAAACCGCGCGATAATACTGTTTGACTCGGCATACGAGGCGTATATCCGTGAGAAAGATGTGCCCCACAGCATTTATGAGGTTGAGGGAGCAGATGAGGTGGCAATTGAGTTTAGAAGCTTTTCCAAGACGGCAGGTTTTACCGGAACAAGGTGTGCGTATACCGTAGTTCCCAAAAAGGTTGTGGCTTATACCAAAAACGGAGAAGCGCATCAGCTCAACAGCCTTTGGAACAGAAGACAGACAACAAAATTCAACGGTGTTCCGTATATTATACAGCGGGCAGCGGCGGCGGTTTATACCCCGGAGGGACAAAAACAGACTAAAGAAACCATAGACTATTACATGGAAAATGCAAAAATAATCAAACAAGGTTTGGAGGATATCGGGCTTACCGTATTTGGAGGAGTAAATGCTCCGTATATCTGGCTTAAGACTCCGGATGGCATAAGTTCATGGGAATTTTTTGATATCATGCTAAAAGAAATAAATGTTGTCGGAACACCCGGTTCAGGATTCGGACCGAGCGGAGAAGGATATTTCCGGTTAACCGCTTTCGGAAGCAGGGAGAATACTCTTGAGGCTGTGGAAAGATTTAAAAATTTGAAATTTTAG
- a CDS encoding 2-hydroxyacyl-CoA dehydratase family protein, with translation MKNIGFTTSVPVEVIFAAGYRPVDLNNVFITDDNPGKLIEVAENTGFPRNICAWIKGIYSAVADMGGIDELIGVVEGDCSNAKALVEVLELKGVQCFQFSYPSSRSYDRLKKEIDRFCSHFGVSYEECLKVKKELDKIRLRLAYLDELTWKHNKAGGFENHIWQVSSSDFNGDYVTFGRELEDAISSIEKREPKTESKRIGYIGVPPINADIYEFIESLDARVVYNEVQRQFTMADSVGIEDIVEEYRRFTYPYGIRGRLEDITVQVKKRKIDGVIHYTQAFCFRGIEDIIIRKELGVPVLTLEGDRPGKLDQRTRLRIEAFIDMLDE, from the coding sequence TTGAAAAATATAGGTTTTACAACAAGCGTACCCGTTGAGGTGATATTTGCGGCAGGGTACAGACCTGTTGATTTAAATAATGTTTTTATTACCGATGATAATCCGGGAAAGTTGATAGAAGTGGCTGAAAATACAGGTTTTCCCAGAAATATCTGTGCATGGATAAAAGGTATTTATTCTGCTGTGGCAGATATGGGAGGAATAGATGAGCTGATAGGTGTTGTTGAAGGTGACTGCTCTAATGCGAAAGCCCTTGTGGAGGTTTTGGAACTGAAGGGCGTGCAATGTTTCCAGTTTTCATATCCCAGTTCCCGAAGTTACGACCGGTTGAAAAAGGAAATTGACAGGTTTTGCAGTCATTTTGGGGTCAGTTATGAAGAGTGTTTGAAAGTTAAAAAGGAATTGGACAAGATTAGACTAAGACTTGCTTATTTGGATGAATTGACATGGAAGCACAACAAGGCCGGAGGATTTGAAAATCACATATGGCAGGTTTCAAGCAGTGATTTTAACGGGGATTATGTTACCTTTGGCCGCGAGCTGGAAGATGCTATTTCCTCCATTGAAAAAAGGGAGCCGAAAACAGAGAGTAAAAGAATAGGGTATATAGGAGTTCCGCCTATTAACGCAGATATATATGAATTTATTGAATCTCTTGATGCCAGGGTGGTATATAATGAGGTGCAGAGACAGTTTACAATGGCAGATTCGGTTGGCATTGAAGATATTGTGGAAGAATACAGGAGATTTACCTACCCGTACGGTATAAGAGGCAGACTTGAAGATATAACGGTCCAGGTGAAAAAAAGAAAGATTGATGGGGTTATACACTACACTCAGGCATTTTGCTTTAGAGGTATTGAAGACATTATAATAAGGAAGGAACTTGGTGTCCCGGTTCTTACCCTTGAAGGAGACAGACCCGGAAAACTTGACCAGAGAACAAGGCTTCGTATTGAAGCGTTTATTGATATGCTGGATGAGTGA
- a CDS encoding DUF2304 domain-containing protein, with product MVINVYSLSIMFSVFFLLLVIELVRKNKLQERYCLLWILMSIILLVLSSTPVIIETVSAWLDIKNPPSLLFLFGLGYLILYNLATTVTVSKQSERITRLTQEIALLRQKITDMNSK from the coding sequence ATGGTTATAAATGTATATTCCCTTTCCATAATGTTCAGCGTGTTCTTTTTATTGCTCGTAATCGAATTGGTAAGAAAAAACAAGCTTCAGGAGCGCTACTGCCTGCTGTGGATACTAATGAGCATTATCCTCCTTGTATTGTCCAGCACTCCGGTTATCATAGAAACTGTTTCCGCATGGCTCGACATAAAAAATCCTCCTTCCCTCTTGTTTTTGTTCGGTCTTGGATATTTGATTTTATACAACCTTGCCACTACGGTAACGGTGTCAAAACAGTCGGAAAGAATAACCCGTCTCACCCAGGAAATCGCCCTTCTTAGACAAAAAATCACCGACATGAACTCAAAGTAA
- a CDS encoding phospholipid carrier-dependent glycosyltransferase, producing the protein MSKKLFKVCLILLISIQFIFSSPVFAESENLVKNPGFEEGNDESVYFWQTHCWEKAEGVTEFFIDESVYHSGGKSACIVNHSENDSRYMQPIKVKGDTYYRLSCWVKTENVGTKTKGANISIEGSLDTSRDIRETSDNWEYLELYGKTSPNQETFTLTIGLGGYGNTNTGKIWIDDVEVVELESLPAGKTAINLDPKYTGGNQNTSENTGGKIFMIFIALIFFLILLAVIFVIFFKDKMPGFNAKAAQTDKPAAKKNQKDNDEKWIKVKFDKIDFIIMGVMTLVYLCVALYNLGDFKVPTTSWEPTLPGEYFTVDLGKEATLSRIYYYCGLGSNKYNPFSKLRVEYLNENQEFEYLATIDKKELQDIFKWKYVDTAPVTTTQLKFIVDSTGGAFNEIAIVEQNSKEPLKNIKIIDSVLEDESKATIGNLFDEPDKFAFKPSYMNGMYFDEIYHARTAFEHIHRMSPYETTHPPLGKIFIALGILVFGMVPFGWRIVGTLFGVAMVPVMYMFGKKVFHDRFYAFCTAFLMMFDFMHFSQTRIATIDSYVTLFVILMYYHMYDYFINKSYNTTLKESLKPLFLSGLFFGLGAASKWIAIYGAAGLALLFFVNKGTEFWEYRKISTGKSKKKPLWIGDYPSNLGITIGACVLFFIIIPLVIYILSYIPYMLVPGDNKGITVFIENSKHMFEYHSKLEAEHPYQSAWWEWPIMAKPMAFYFGSDLEPGMTSKIFTMGNPAVWWVGLLALLIVAIFALSKVNKNLVVLFTLAATTFGYVALPKTIFTETLKAQSAELCWAVIFFALIAILLVLSKLDTDILITSAVSSVAFGTILYLFKDIERGDAYLKSGNTQLIIWACLLICITLLFIGIYRYDKKMMVPLAGLIFQYVPWIAVPRIAFIYHYFSIVPFLILLIVYVIKKAADKHSGVKYFACVYLGIVMALFILFYPGLSGLEVPTSYMRYLKWFNTWYF; encoded by the coding sequence GTGTCGAAAAAACTTTTTAAGGTCTGCCTTATATTATTAATCTCAATTCAGTTCATTTTTTCTTCTCCCGTGTTTGCTGAAAGTGAAAATCTTGTAAAAAACCCCGGGTTTGAAGAAGGAAATGATGAGAGTGTATATTTTTGGCAGACCCACTGTTGGGAAAAAGCTGAAGGAGTTACAGAATTTTTTATTGATGAATCCGTATACCATTCCGGAGGCAAAAGTGCGTGCATAGTTAACCATTCTGAAAATGATTCCAGATACATGCAGCCAATCAAGGTAAAAGGAGATACATATTATAGATTGTCCTGTTGGGTAAAGACAGAAAATGTCGGAACCAAAACCAAAGGAGCCAACATCTCCATTGAAGGCAGCCTGGATACTTCCAGGGATATCCGTGAAACAAGCGATAACTGGGAATATCTCGAGCTATATGGTAAGACCAGTCCAAACCAGGAAACCTTTACTCTTACCATAGGTCTTGGCGGATACGGCAATACCAATACCGGTAAAATATGGATTGATGACGTTGAAGTTGTCGAGCTTGAAAGTCTTCCTGCCGGCAAAACAGCCATCAACCTTGATCCGAAGTATACAGGAGGAAATCAGAACACGTCTGAAAATACCGGCGGTAAAATATTTATGATTTTTATCGCACTAATTTTCTTTCTCATTTTGCTTGCCGTGATATTTGTCATATTCTTTAAAGACAAAATGCCCGGCTTTAACGCCAAAGCGGCGCAGACCGACAAGCCGGCAGCCAAAAAAAATCAGAAAGATAATGATGAGAAATGGATAAAAGTCAAATTTGACAAAATTGATTTTATCATAATGGGCGTTATGACCCTTGTTTATCTCTGCGTTGCTTTGTACAACCTCGGAGATTTTAAAGTTCCCACCACTTCATGGGAACCAACTCTGCCCGGTGAATATTTTACCGTAGATCTTGGCAAAGAAGCCACTCTGTCAAGAATATACTACTACTGCGGACTGGGCAGTAACAAATACAATCCTTTTTCCAAATTAAGAGTTGAATATCTTAATGAAAACCAGGAATTTGAATATCTTGCAACTATTGATAAGAAAGAGCTTCAAGACATCTTTAAATGGAAATACGTTGACACCGCACCGGTAACCACCACACAACTCAAGTTTATTGTAGACTCCACCGGAGGCGCGTTCAATGAAATAGCCATAGTTGAACAAAACAGCAAAGAGCCTTTGAAAAATATCAAAATTATTGACAGCGTACTGGAAGATGAAAGCAAGGCTACAATAGGAAATCTTTTTGATGAACCGGACAAGTTTGCATTCAAGCCTTCCTACATGAACGGAATGTATTTCGATGAAATTTATCATGCAAGGACGGCTTTCGAACACATTCACAGAATGTCTCCTTATGAAACAACCCACCCACCTCTCGGGAAAATCTTCATAGCATTGGGTATCCTCGTATTTGGAATGGTGCCTTTCGGCTGGAGAATAGTCGGCACTCTGTTTGGTGTTGCCATGGTGCCGGTAATGTATATGTTCGGAAAAAAGGTCTTCCATGACAGATTTTATGCGTTTTGCACTGCATTTTTAATGATGTTTGACTTTATGCATTTCAGTCAGACGCGAATAGCAACAATAGACAGCTATGTAACTTTATTTGTCATACTCATGTATTACCACATGTATGACTACTTTATAAACAAATCCTACAACACAACCCTTAAGGAATCTTTGAAGCCTTTGTTCCTAAGCGGACTGTTCTTTGGGTTGGGCGCCGCCAGCAAGTGGATTGCAATTTACGGAGCCGCCGGACTTGCCCTTCTGTTCTTTGTAAACAAGGGAACCGAGTTTTGGGAATATAGAAAGATATCAACCGGCAAATCCAAAAAGAAACCTCTCTGGATTGGCGATTATCCTTCAAACTTAGGCATTACGATAGGAGCGTGTGTTTTATTCTTTATTATAATTCCTCTGGTAATTTACATCCTGTCATATATTCCTTATATGCTGGTACCCGGGGACAACAAAGGAATCACTGTATTTATTGAAAACTCCAAGCACATGTTTGAATATCACTCAAAACTGGAAGCGGAACACCCGTACCAGTCCGCATGGTGGGAATGGCCTATTATGGCAAAACCCATGGCGTTCTACTTCGGTAGCGACCTTGAACCCGGTATGACTTCAAAAATATTTACAATGGGAAATCCGGCCGTATGGTGGGTTGGACTTCTGGCTTTATTGATAGTTGCAATATTTGCCCTTTCAAAAGTCAACAAAAATCTTGTCGTACTGTTTACTTTGGCAGCAACCACCTTCGGATATGTTGCACTGCCTAAAACAATCTTCACAGAAACTCTGAAAGCCCAAAGCGCCGAATTATGCTGGGCCGTAATCTTCTTCGCATTAATTGCTATCCTGCTGGTTCTGTCAAAGCTGGATACGGACATTTTAATAACCAGCGCTGTTTCCTCGGTTGCATTTGGAACAATACTTTACCTCTTTAAAGATATCGAAAGAGGAGATGCATACTTAAAGAGCGGCAATACACAGCTTATTATATGGGCCTGTCTTTTAATATGTATAACATTGCTGTTTATCGGAATATACAGGTACGACAAAAAAATGATGGTGCCTTTGGCCGGACTTATATTCCAGTACGTACCATGGATTGCCGTCCCCAGAATAGCATTTATATATCACTATTTCTCCATTGTACCGTTTTTAATACTGTTAATTGTTTATGTCATTAAAAAAGCTGCCGATAAACATAGTGGCGTAAAATATTTCGCATGTGTTTACCTTGGAATTGTTATGGCTCTGTTTATACTCTTCTATCCTGGATTGTCAGGACTTGAAGTACCTACATCTTATATGAGATATCTTAAATGGTTTAACACATGGTATTTCTAA
- a CDS encoding glycosyltransferase family 2 protein: protein MGTYLISVAIPVYNEAKQIYENINIIHKILTENNINHEFILVDDGSRDNTWEELKRLSVDLPNVLAIRLSRNFGKEAALCAALEAAHGDACVVMDSDLQHPPEIIPQMVRMWREEGYDVVEGVKSSRGKESITNKVGAHLFYSILKNLSGFNLDGASDFKLLDSKVVASWRIMPERNTFFRGMSAWLGYKRASIPFEVVERREGKSKWSTLKLFKLAITAITSFSSLPLHLVTLMGMLFLFCSIIMGIYTLYMKFRGLAVSGFTTVILLLLIIGSTLMISLGIIGTYIAKIFDEVKFRPRYIISEKATSKKTEHENIGTNS from the coding sequence ATGGGTACATATTTGATTTCAGTTGCTATCCCGGTATACAATGAAGCAAAACAAATTTATGAAAATATAAATATAATTCACAAAATTTTGACAGAAAACAACATTAATCATGAATTTATCCTTGTGGACGACGGGTCCCGGGACAACACGTGGGAAGAGCTTAAAAGGCTTTCTGTGGATCTTCCGAATGTCCTGGCCATCAGACTTAGCAGGAATTTCGGCAAGGAAGCCGCTCTTTGTGCGGCGTTGGAAGCCGCCCACGGAGATGCTTGTGTGGTTATGGATTCCGACCTTCAGCATCCGCCGGAAATCATTCCCCAAATGGTGCGAATGTGGAGAGAAGAAGGTTATGACGTCGTGGAAGGTGTAAAGTCTTCAAGGGGTAAGGAAAGTATTACAAACAAGGTGGGTGCCCATTTATTCTACTCAATATTGAAAAATTTGTCGGGCTTTAACTTAGACGGCGCATCCGATTTCAAACTTCTTGATTCGAAAGTGGTGGCTTCATGGCGCATCATGCCGGAGCGCAACACCTTTTTCAGAGGAATGTCCGCCTGGCTTGGATACAAAAGAGCCTCCATTCCCTTCGAAGTGGTGGAAAGAAGGGAAGGAAAATCAAAATGGTCCACTTTAAAACTTTTCAAACTGGCAATAACCGCAATAACATCTTTTTCGTCGCTTCCGCTTCATTTGGTTACATTAATGGGCATGTTGTTTCTCTTCTGCTCCATTATAATGGGCATTTACACCCTGTATATGAAGTTCAGAGGTTTGGCCGTAAGCGGTTTCACCACTGTCATTCTTCTGCTTTTGATAATCGGGAGCACATTAATGATAAGTCTCGGCATTATAGGAACCTACATTGCAAAAATATTTGACGAGGTCAAGTTCCGTCCGCGGTACATAATAAGCGAAAAAGCGACAAGTAAAAAAACAGAACATGAAAATATCGGCACAAACAGTTAA
- a CDS encoding glycosyltransferase family 2 protein — MSEKIVCSVVVPLYNEEEVILETYKRLKNVMESLNEPYEIIFVNDGSKDRTGIIANEICNKDKTVKLVDFARNFGHQTAITAGMDYSEGEAIVVIDADLQDPPELIPKMIEKWREGYDVVYGKRKERKGETFFKKFTAKVFYRFLRRMTDVDIPVDTGDFRLIDRKVCEALKLVNERNRYIRGIISWLGFKQTGIEFVREKRFAGETKYPLKKMLKFAADAITSFSYKPLKLASYFGMLLSFCSFVYLLVVIWMKLFTDHVQQGWASTVAINLFFHGITLIILGIMGEYIGRIYDEAKGRPLYIVKQTRNFSEDKTDKITIRKK; from the coding sequence ATGTCGGAGAAAATTGTATGTTCAGTTGTTGTACCTCTTTACAACGAAGAAGAGGTAATTCTGGAAACCTACAAAAGGCTTAAAAATGTAATGGAATCACTGAATGAGCCTTATGAAATAATATTTGTCAACGATGGAAGCAAAGACAGAACAGGAATTATCGCCAATGAAATATGTAACAAGGATAAAACCGTAAAGCTGGTGGACTTTGCAAGAAATTTCGGCCATCAAACCGCAATAACCGCCGGAATGGATTATTCTGAAGGTGAAGCCATAGTTGTCATTGATGCAGACCTTCAGGACCCTCCGGAGCTTATTCCCAAAATGATTGAAAAATGGCGCGAAGGCTATGATGTTGTATACGGAAAAAGAAAAGAAAGAAAAGGCGAAACTTTCTTTAAAAAGTTTACGGCAAAGGTATTCTACCGCTTCTTAAGAAGAATGACCGATGTAGATATTCCTGTTGACACAGGCGACTTCAGACTCATAGACCGGAAGGTCTGTGAAGCTCTCAAGCTGGTTAATGAGCGCAACAGATATATACGCGGCATAATAAGCTGGCTTGGCTTTAAACAAACAGGAATTGAGTTTGTAAGGGAAAAACGCTTTGCCGGCGAAACAAAGTATCCCTTAAAGAAAATGCTGAAGTTTGCCGCCGATGCCATTACATCATTCTCCTATAAACCTTTGAAGCTGGCGTCATACTTTGGTATGCTGCTCTCATTTTGCAGTTTCGTATATCTGCTTGTGGTTATCTGGATGAAGCTTTTTACGGACCATGTACAACAAGGTTGGGCGTCAACCGTCGCAATCAACCTCTTTTTCCACGGCATTACTCTTATCATTTTAGGTATCATGGGAGAGTATATAGGAAGAATTTATGACGAAGCCAAAGGAAGACCTTTATATATCGTAAAACAGACCAGAAACTTCTCTGAAGACAAAACCGACAAGATAACCATAAGAAAAAAATAA
- a CDS encoding glycosyltransferase family 2 protein, giving the protein MKILVIIPAYNEEATIKNVIQRIKLKMPQADILVVNDGSKDNTSRKAKTAGAKVIDLPYNLGIGGAMQTGYLYAKENGYDIAVQVDGDGQHDPSYIKELIEPIINNSADVVVGSRYISKTNYKSSVFRRMGMIFFSFLVSTLTNQKFKDTTSGFRAVNKEVINYFSNHYPVDYPEVDVLIRLKKRNFRIAELPVEMYKRQGGKSSITTFRSLYYMLKVSLAIIIGTLRSSEE; this is encoded by the coding sequence ATGAAAATTCTCGTTATAATTCCTGCATATAACGAAGAAGCCACAATAAAAAACGTTATCCAACGAATAAAACTTAAAATGCCGCAAGCTGACATCCTCGTCGTAAATGACGGTTCAAAGGACAATACATCCCGGAAAGCAAAAACAGCAGGAGCCAAAGTAATAGACTTGCCCTACAACCTTGGAATAGGAGGTGCAATGCAAACCGGATACTTATATGCCAAGGAAAACGGATATGATATTGCCGTTCAGGTGGATGGGGACGGGCAACACGACCCTTCCTATATAAAGGAGCTGATTGAGCCCATCATAAACAATTCGGCCGATGTGGTTGTCGGTTCCCGCTACATCAGCAAAACCAATTACAAGTCATCGGTATTTAGAAGAATGGGAATGATTTTTTTCTCATTTTTGGTAAGTACACTGACAAACCAGAAATTCAAGGACACAACCTCGGGTTTCAGGGCTGTAAACAAAGAAGTCATAAATTATTTTTCCAACCATTATCCCGTGGATTATCCCGAAGTTGACGTATTGATAAGGCTCAAAAAAAGGAATTTCAGAATTGCAGAACTTCCGGTGGAAATGTATAAGCGCCAGGGAGGCAAATCTTCCATCACAACCTTTCGTTCATTATATTACATGCTAAAGGTAAGTCTTGCCATTATCATTGGTACATTACGGTCGTCCGAAGAGTAG
- a CDS encoding LCP family protein, whose translation MNFRKSILYICVVFSLVLFIQGIYTLLLAKEKYNGTESDDKYDPVEIVKWKIDREDGRKTLNSYINVLVLGLDDDEKRSDVIALINYNPDENKMNILSIARDTRVKVNGKYMKINALIGKGGEKMVIDMVEDITGLPVDYYVTLNFKGFREIVDTLGGVEINVPFDMDYDDPYQNLHIHLKKGKQVLDGKKAEQFVRYRKGNHNGEGYEDGDLGRIKMQQLFMREFVNQKLKLKYLLKADEIFYTLKKNMRTNIEIGDIRYFIKDIKNIKTPEINGYTLPGYSRYIGGQWFYIYDKKKTKELIEQNFYYSN comes from the coding sequence ATGAATTTTAGAAAAAGTATTCTGTATATATGTGTAGTTTTTTCACTGGTTTTATTTATACAAGGAATATACACTCTTTTGCTTGCAAAAGAGAAATACAATGGAACAGAGTCTGACGACAAGTACGATCCTGTGGAGATTGTAAAATGGAAAATTGACCGGGAAGATGGGCGAAAGACCTTAAACTCATATATAAATGTCCTTGTCCTGGGGCTTGATGATGATGAGAAAAGGTCCGATGTCATTGCCCTTATAAACTACAACCCTGATGAAAACAAAATGAACATATTGTCCATTGCTAGGGATACCCGGGTGAAAGTCAACGGCAAATACATGAAGATAAACGCCCTTATTGGAAAAGGCGGAGAAAAAATGGTAATTGACATGGTGGAGGATATAACCGGCCTTCCCGTAGATTACTATGTTACTTTGAATTTCAAGGGCTTTAGGGAAATCGTTGACACGTTGGGGGGTGTGGAAATAAACGTACCCTTTGACATGGACTATGACGATCCGTATCAGAATCTCCACATTCACTTAAAGAAGGGAAAGCAAGTATTGGACGGCAAAAAAGCGGAGCAATTTGTAAGATACCGCAAAGGCAACCACAACGGGGAAGGTTATGAGGATGGGGATCTTGGACGGATTAAAATGCAGCAGCTTTTTATGAGGGAGTTTGTGAATCAAAAGCTAAAATTAAAATATTTACTTAAGGCGGATGAAATTTTTTACACCTTGAAAAAAAATATGAGGACAAACATTGAGATTGGAGACATACGTTATTTTATTAAAGACATAAAAAATATTAAAACCCCCGAAATCAATGGGTACACACTGCCGGGATATTCCAGATATATCGGAGGACAGTGGTTTTATATATATGACAAAAAGAAAACAAAAGAACTTATAGAACAAAATTTCTATTACTCCAATTAG